One part of the Arachidicoccus terrestris genome encodes these proteins:
- a CDS encoding DUF4292 domain-containing protein, translating into MNKHISIGIAAGLCAVLLFSCSASRKAQHIQKKLQQNDSSRVVKVTPGMQSAELDSLRSVLEGLDSQRISRFSTLKAKVKLDYSTDDQSAGATASIRLKKDSVIWISLTGPFAIEGYRIMIRPDSLILMDKLKHTITRRPVSYLEEIARMPINFGDMQNIILGNPIFTKGEIRSYRHNRNRWYAALQGSVFKSFIAVISNPHRLMLKSNKIEQIENGVKRSCTLGYNNYETVDSIQMAMDRKIKLQDKKTTNIKLQFKEAQFNRPLSFPFSIPKSYEEL; encoded by the coding sequence ATGAATAAACATATTTCCATTGGGATAGCAGCCGGTCTATGTGCTGTTTTGCTGTTTTCCTGTTCGGCCTCAAGAAAGGCACAGCATATTCAGAAAAAGCTCCAGCAAAATGACTCTTCCAGGGTTGTAAAAGTGACACCGGGCATGCAAAGCGCCGAATTGGACAGCCTGCGCAGCGTACTGGAAGGTCTGGATAGCCAGCGAATCAGCCGGTTCAGTACACTGAAGGCCAAAGTAAAGCTGGATTATAGTACGGATGACCAGAGCGCTGGTGCTACAGCCAGCATCCGGCTGAAAAAAGATAGTGTGATCTGGATATCGCTTACAGGTCCTTTTGCCATTGAAGGGTATAGAATTATGATTCGGCCAGATTCGCTGATACTGATGGATAAGCTGAAACACACGATAACCAGAAGACCTGTTAGTTACCTGGAGGAGATCGCCCGCATGCCGATTAACTTTGGCGATATGCAAAATATTATTCTGGGTAATCCGATTTTCACCAAGGGAGAGATTCGATCCTACCGCCATAACCGCAATCGGTGGTATGCGGCTTTGCAGGGTAGCGTATTTAAAAGTTTTATTGCAGTGATCAGCAACCCGCATAGGCTGATGCTTAAAAGCAATAAGATCGAGCAGATCGAAAACGGTGTTAAACGCAGCTGCACCCTGGGATATAACAATTACGAGACTGTGGACTCGATTCAAATGGCGATGGATCGTAAGATCAAATTACAGGATAAGAAGACCACTAATATTAAATTACAGTTCAAAGAGGCACAGTTTAATCGACCACTCAGTTTTCCTTTCAGTATTCCTAAAAGTTACGAAGAGTTATAA
- the dut gene encoding dUTP diphosphatase, producing MINNDIIVPIVNKSAFPLPSYATEGSSGMDLRANITEPLTLGSLERILVPTGIFIELPVGHEAQIRPRSGLAVKQGLTCLNTPGTIDADYRGEIKVILVNLSGQPQTIQAGDRIAQMVIQQIEQIQWRETDSLSETVRGAGGFGHTGKN from the coding sequence ATGATAAATAATGATATAATAGTCCCTATTGTCAATAAGTCCGCCTTCCCTCTACCCTCCTATGCTACAGAGGGCTCATCTGGTATGGATCTGAGAGCAAACATAACTGAACCGCTTACTCTGGGTTCATTGGAAAGAATCTTAGTGCCAACAGGGATTTTTATTGAATTACCAGTAGGACATGAGGCGCAGATCAGACCGAGGAGTGGCCTGGCGGTCAAGCAGGGCCTGACATGCCTGAATACACCGGGAACCATTGATGCCGATTACCGGGGTGAGATCAAGGTGATCCTGGTCAATCTTTCCGGCCAGCCACAGACCATACAGGCGGGTGACCGCATTGCTCAGATGGTGATCCAGCAGATAGAACAAATCCAGTGGCGCGAGACAGATAGTCTCTCAGAAACTGTTCGTGGCGCCGGTGGTTTTGGACATACGGGTAAAAATTAA
- the porV gene encoding type IX secretion system outer membrane channel protein PorV: MRFNWKKSAILASALLGTGAIAQAQTSPINIVTTATPFLRISPDARAGGMGEAGIALSPDANATFWNNAKVPFASSNGQIGVTYTPWLKDVASDVYLVTLGGYYKIDDQQAISGGVRYFNLGSIQFADENGALQGSSNPKEFSIEAGYSRKLSERFGIGLTARYINSSLGNGTESSDMKSGSAFAVDLSGYYNGLDESGQGLTAGLTLSNLGTKISYTNDPDAKQFIPANLGLGGAYHAVLDEDNKLTFALDVNHLLVPKTPDFEGTEEDVSQEMADYYNTGVFESWGKSFSNSAYSGSLGAEYGYNDQFFLRAGYYVESAGAGDRHYFTAGAGIKYNVFNFNFAYLAPSGSSVNRNPLSNTLRFSLIFDLGQPKNY, encoded by the coding sequence ATGAGATTCAACTGGAAAAAATCAGCCATCCTGGCTAGCGCTTTATTGGGAACAGGAGCCATTGCTCAAGCTCAGACCTCTCCTATCAACATCGTTACAACTGCAACTCCTTTTTTAAGAATTTCTCCTGATGCCCGGGCGGGCGGTATGGGGGAAGCGGGTATTGCACTTTCGCCAGACGCGAATGCCACCTTCTGGAATAATGCCAAAGTACCTTTCGCCAGCTCTAACGGGCAGATAGGTGTCACTTATACACCTTGGCTTAAGGATGTAGCCAGCGATGTATACTTGGTGACACTGGGCGGTTATTATAAAATAGATGATCAGCAGGCTATTAGCGGTGGTGTCCGCTATTTTAACCTGGGTAGTATTCAGTTTGCCGATGAGAACGGAGCATTACAGGGAAGCTCTAATCCTAAAGAATTCTCCATTGAAGCTGGTTACTCCCGTAAACTCAGTGAACGCTTCGGCATAGGGTTGACAGCCCGTTATATAAATTCTAGCCTGGGAAATGGAACGGAAAGCAGTGACATGAAGTCTGGTAGCGCTTTTGCGGTCGACCTGTCTGGCTACTATAACGGCCTTGATGAATCCGGTCAGGGTTTAACGGCTGGCCTGACACTCTCTAATCTGGGAACCAAGATCAGCTATACTAATGATCCTGATGCCAAACAGTTCATTCCGGCTAACCTGGGCCTGGGCGGCGCCTACCACGCCGTATTGGACGAAGATAACAAACTGACCTTCGCTTTGGATGTCAATCATCTGCTGGTGCCCAAAACACCAGATTTTGAAGGTACTGAAGAAGATGTCAGCCAGGAAATGGCTGATTACTATAATACAGGAGTATTTGAAAGCTGGGGAAAATCCTTCAGTAACAGCGCCTACTCCGGATCCCTGGGTGCAGAATACGGTTATAATGATCAGTTCTTCTTAAGAGCCGGTTATTATGTAGAATCTGCCGGTGCCGGCGACCGTCATTATTTTACGGCCGGTGCAGGTATTAAATACAACGTATTTAATTTCAATTTTGCTTATTTAGCACCTTCCGGTAGTAGTGTTAACCGTAATCCCTTGTCAAATACCTTGCGCTTCTCCCTGATTTTTGATCTGGGACAGCCTAAAAACTATTAA
- a CDS encoding murein hydrolase activator EnvC family protein gives MLKKLFVCIILLGTLQVYSYGQQTRTEIQQEQKSLQKELDELNETLSQVRKTRKLSLRELNLLEKKIKARQSLIESINEEMEDLNRKIKKYNAEVESKKKQLDTLTSNYAQSLVFAYKNRGKYNYINFLFSSNSFNEAIRRVAYLKSYRAYRETQADNIKKAQAVLRANIAKLEDTKSEKRIAAGQQNNQLAALQSDRNEKDSAIVDLKSREGEIGKEIAANAAKRRKLQEVLRQVIRREIQEAERKERERQARIAKAREEEARRARIAEQQRVLKERQEQLARQKAAAAAQKDNAGNDVVTTHPSEQGAGTDKETAAATDAPKKLREEQKDDVDAQRIGRSYNVLESTEKTLTQSLDFEKNRGELPWPVTGGFVSGAYGVHSIPGTSLKEENDGIELTATGGNTTVKSVASGTVSVVISDETYAVIVRHGKYFTTYSNLKDVAVQKGDEVKAGTILGHMSTGLSGVASVFFMVTDSQGNPLNPMTWIKGR, from the coding sequence ATGTTGAAGAAATTGTTTGTATGCATCATACTTCTGGGCACCTTACAGGTGTATAGCTATGGGCAGCAAACAAGGACGGAGATCCAGCAGGAACAAAAGAGCCTCCAAAAAGAATTGGATGAACTCAATGAAACACTCTCCCAGGTGCGCAAAACCAGAAAATTATCGCTTAGAGAGCTCAACTTGCTGGAAAAGAAAATAAAGGCGCGCCAATCGCTGATCGAATCCATCAATGAGGAGATGGAGGACCTGAATAGAAAAATTAAAAAATATAATGCTGAGGTAGAAAGTAAAAAAAAGCAGCTGGATACACTGACCTCTAACTATGCGCAGAGTCTGGTCTTTGCCTATAAGAATCGGGGTAAGTACAATTATATTAATTTTCTTTTTTCTTCTAATTCTTTTAATGAGGCCATCAGACGGGTGGCTTATCTGAAAAGTTATCGAGCCTACAGGGAAACCCAGGCGGATAATATTAAGAAGGCCCAGGCAGTACTCAGAGCCAATATTGCAAAGCTGGAAGACACTAAATCAGAAAAACGAATTGCTGCGGGCCAACAAAATAACCAATTAGCAGCCCTGCAGTCGGATCGCAATGAAAAAGACAGTGCCATCGTGGATCTAAAATCCAGAGAGGGGGAAATCGGCAAAGAGATTGCCGCCAATGCTGCCAAAAGAAGAAAATTACAGGAAGTCCTGCGTCAGGTAATCCGCAGGGAAATTCAAGAAGCAGAAAGAAAAGAAAGAGAAAGGCAAGCGCGTATAGCTAAAGCCAGGGAAGAGGAAGCCCGCCGGGCTAGAATCGCCGAACAGCAGCGGGTTTTAAAAGAGCGTCAGGAGCAACTTGCCAGACAAAAAGCGGCTGCTGCGGCGCAAAAAGACAATGCAGGAAACGACGTGGTGACGACCCATCCCTCCGAGCAGGGAGCAGGTACAGATAAAGAGACTGCAGCTGCAACAGATGCACCCAAAAAGTTACGTGAGGAGCAAAAAGATGATGTAGATGCGCAGCGTATTGGGCGGTCCTATAACGTATTGGAATCCACTGAAAAGACATTAACACAATCCCTGGATTTTGAAAAGAATCGCGGGGAGCTTCCCTGGCCTGTAACAGGAGGATTTGTTTCCGGTGCCTACGGGGTACATTCCATACCCGGCACGAGCCTCAAAGAAGAGAACGACGGCATTGAACTGACTGCTACCGGTGGAAATACGACTGTTAAATCTGTCGCCTCAGGTACCGTGTCTGTCGTTATCAGTGATGAAACCTATGCTGTCATCGTCCGTCATGGCAAGTATTTTACCACTTATAGTAACTTAAAAGATGTTGCCGTCCAAAAAGGTGATGAAGTAAAAGCTGGTACAATTCTGGGGCATATGTCAACAGGGTTATCGGGTGTGGCTTCCGTCTTCTTTATGGTCACTGACAGCCAGGGGAATCCACTGAACCCAATGACCTGGATCAAAGGGCGATAA
- the ispF gene encoding 2-C-methyl-D-erythritol 2,4-cyclodiphosphate synthase gives MRIRIGQGIDFHQLVSDRDLWIGGIKIEHEKGALGHSDADVLLHAICDALLGALSLGDIGTHFPDTSVDFKDIDSKILLERSYRLIREKGYKVVNIDSTLLLEKPKIKPYVPAMREVIARILELPQDAVSIKATTMETMGFVGRGEGLSAHAVVLLQSTE, from the coding sequence ATGCGTATTAGAATCGGTCAGGGAATAGACTTTCATCAGTTAGTATCGGACAGAGACCTCTGGATCGGAGGTATTAAAATTGAACATGAGAAAGGGGCACTGGGGCACAGTGATGCCGATGTACTCTTACATGCTATCTGTGACGCCCTGCTGGGCGCGCTAAGCCTGGGCGATATCGGCACTCATTTTCCTGATACCAGTGTCGATTTTAAAGACATTGATAGTAAGATACTCCTTGAGCGCAGTTACAGACTGATCCGTGAAAAGGGCTATAAGGTCGTTAATATTGATTCAACGCTTTTATTGGAAAAGCCAAAGATTAAACCCTATGTGCCGGCAATGAGAGAGGTTATTGCCCGTATTTTGGAACTTCCGCAGGACGCTGTTTCTATTAAAGCAACGACAATGGAAACAATGGGCTTTGTGGGGCGCGGGGAAGGACTTTCCGCGCACGCTGTCGTACTGCTGCAATCTACTGAATAA
- a CDS encoding deoxyhypusine synthase family protein: MNRGPISTFIEHHYRHFNAAALMDAAKGYEKHLQDGGKMLVSLAGAMSTAELGISLAEMIRQDKIAIISCTGANLEEDVMNLVAHSHYKRVPEYRDLTPAQERELLDNHYNRVTDTCIPEEEAFRRLQTHLVDVWKAAEAKGERYFPHEFLYQVVLSGVLEPYYEIDPRNSWILAAAEKNIPIIVPGWEDSTTGNIFASYVIKKELNVHTVKTGIEYMIYLTEWYRANSGGKGVGFFQIGGGIAGDFPICVVPMMYQDLEWEDVPFWSYFCQISDSTTSYGSYSGAVPNEKITWGKLDIDTPKYIVESDATIVAPLIFAWILGQ; this comes from the coding sequence ATGAACAGAGGTCCGATTTCTACATTTATCGAACATCATTACAGACACTTTAATGCAGCTGCCTTAATGGACGCTGCAAAAGGATATGAAAAGCATCTTCAGGACGGCGGTAAAATGCTGGTTTCCCTGGCAGGTGCCATGAGTACAGCCGAACTGGGCATTTCTCTGGCAGAAATGATCCGGCAGGATAAGATCGCAATTATTAGCTGTACAGGTGCCAACCTGGAAGAAGATGTGATGAATCTGGTAGCGCACTCCCATTATAAAAGAGTTCCGGAATATCGGGACCTGACCCCGGCACAGGAAAGAGAACTGCTGGACAACCACTATAATCGCGTTACCGATACCTGTATTCCGGAAGAAGAAGCATTCAGGCGTTTACAGACACATCTGGTGGATGTCTGGAAGGCCGCAGAAGCTAAAGGAGAAAGGTATTTTCCACATGAGTTCCTTTATCAGGTCGTCTTGAGCGGTGTCCTGGAGCCTTACTATGAGATTGACCCCAGGAATAGCTGGATACTGGCTGCTGCGGAAAAAAATATACCGATTATTGTACCAGGATGGGAAGACAGCACCACGGGTAATATTTTTGCCAGCTATGTCATCAAAAAAGAATTAAACGTCCATACCGTTAAAACCGGTATTGAGTATATGATCTATCTGACTGAGTGGTACAGAGCTAACAGTGGAGGAAAAGGTGTTGGCTTCTTTCAGATTGGCGGAGGTATTGCCGGGGACTTCCCTATCTGTGTTGTCCCAATGATGTATCAGGATCTGGAGTGGGAAGACGTTCCTTTCTGGAGCTATTTCTGTCAGATATCAGATAGTACAACTTCTTATGGCTCCTATTCCGGTGCAGTTCCCAACGAGAAAATAACTTGGGGTAAACTAGATATAGATACGCCTAAATATATAGTAGAGAGTGACGCTACGATTGTTGCGCCACTCATTTTTGCCTGGATTTTGGGGCAGTAA